A single region of the Candidatus Bathyarchaeota archaeon genome encodes:
- a CDS encoding MBL fold metallo-hydrolase has translation MVSLTFYGGVNEIGGNKVLLEDSGVRVFLDLGQSFGFGEDFFTSWLSPRSVNGLGDFFEFGLLPKLKGLYAEGQLRFTDVSYMKPRFDGVFLSHAHFDHVDHIRFLDPKIPVHLGVGTKLFLEAMEKTSGFCNYREHPYRLFRTGGKVKVGSVVVEPVHVDHSIPAAYGFLIHTSEGTVVYTGDVRAHGPRRDMTEEFIEKARECEPVAMICEGTRMVEKERRKNYSEDEVGRLSDGVVSSTGKIVFVTRYSRDMDRFRTFYNVARNNGRRIVVSPKTAHLLSRLVDDEHLDLPDPLKDEDVLVYYKRKRSGEFCEKDYYVWEREFMDKMVTHEFVHKNQGNLVMDLNFYQFAELIDINPDSGSHFIHSMSEPFSEEDIEDKVMHNWLNHFQMQFHQHHASGHMNKQQLTDLINHIKPKKIFPIHTENQQLFKKIRNNIQTIMYGKEYVIR, from the coding sequence ATGGTGAGTTTAACGTTCTATGGCGGCGTGAATGAGATTGGTGGTAATAAGGTTTTGTTGGAGGATAGTGGTGTCCGGGTTTTCCTAGATTTGGGGCAGTCTTTCGGTTTTGGTGAAGACTTTTTTACGAGTTGGCTATCTCCTAGGAGCGTCAATGGTTTAGGTGATTTTTTTGAGTTTGGTTTGTTGCCTAAATTGAAAGGCTTGTATGCTGAGGGGCAGTTGAGGTTTACGGATGTCTCTTACATGAAGCCTAGATTTGATGGTGTGTTTTTGTCTCATGCTCACTTCGACCACGTAGATCATATTCGGTTTTTGGACCCTAAGATTCCTGTGCACCTTGGCGTAGGTACTAAGTTGTTTTTGGAGGCGATGGAGAAGACGAGTGGTTTCTGTAATTATAGAGAGCATCCGTATCGGTTGTTTCGTACTGGTGGCAAGGTGAAGGTGGGCAGCGTGGTGGTGGAGCCTGTTCATGTTGATCATTCGATTCCTGCTGCTTACGGGTTTTTGATTCACACGTCTGAAGGTACGGTTGTGTATACTGGGGATGTTAGGGCTCACGGTCCCAGACGGGATATGACTGAGGAGTTTATTGAAAAAGCCCGTGAGTGTGAGCCTGTGGCTATGATTTGTGAGGGCACGCGGATGGTTGAGAAGGAGAGGCGGAAGAACTATTCTGAAGATGAGGTTGGACGGTTGAGTGATGGGGTTGTTTCTTCAACGGGTAAGATTGTGTTTGTTACGCGTTACAGTCGGGATATGGACAGGTTTAGAACCTTCTATAACGTGGCTAGAAACAATGGTAGAAGGATTGTGGTTTCTCCGAAAACGGCTCATCTACTGAGTAGACTGGTGGACGATGAACATCTTGATCTTCCTGACCCGTTGAAGGATGAGGATGTTCTGGTTTATTATAAGCGGAAACGGTCTGGAGAATTCTGTGAAAAGGATTATTATGTTTGGGAGCGAGAGTTTATGGATAAGATGGTGACGCATGAGTTTGTGCACAAGAATCAAGGCAACTTGGTTATGGACTTGAATTTCTATCAGTTTGCGGAGTTAATTGATATTAATCCGGATTCGGGGAGCCATTTTATTCACAGTATGAGTGAACCGTTCAGTGAAGAAGACATTGAAGACAAGGTTATGCATAACTGGCTAAACCACTTCCAGATGCAGTTTCATCAACATCACGCTTCCGGCCACATGAACAAACAACAACTAACAGACCTAATCAACCACATCAAACCGAAGAAAATATTTCCAATACACACAGAAAATCAACAATTGTTCAAGAAGATAAGAAATAACATTCAAACAATTATGTACGGAAAGGAGTATGTGATTCGCTAG
- a CDS encoding PKD domain-containing protein produces MKREESRKAISILLIAFMTLAMIPLLTTQVSGATDAPIYECSGAEPSQELGSFDEGLELTADTPTGSSYMLYDDHGGWWCDAEKTKDNDDDDLMCWAAAASNVLEWTGWGLISGMWNTDPMFQYSLNYWDDRTGWMTSAWQWWFDGTLADVSGGGNFGSGYTWTDYLHEEYDPALALQAIDDYLHAGYGVAIGIWDGGHVITCWGFQYDGYFDKTTHPGDYYLGVWVTDSDDDKGWTGPAVDAPNSLRYLPVGWNGTHWNLVEGYGGWHISGVGAFEPFPDSNRPVADAGDLYTGHEGSPITFDGSSSSDADGDSLQYCWDFDNDGIWDTSWSTSPTANHTWYDDHTGIVGLQVYDGHLLDVDFATVVVSNVAPSVDAGSDQTVDEGDTVSFSGSFTDPGTLDTHTIEWDFGDATIVPGTLTPTHAYGDNGVYTVTLTVTDDDGGVGTDTLTITVNNVAPTAIVSMNQTNSQFILPIVHTLTFNGSFTDPGWLDTHTATWDFGDATIVPGTVTEENIEPDATGTTTADHVYSEPGTYTVTLTITDDDGGVGTDTIQVIVVGAQEAAQITNDYIQSLSDSAFKGNPNQRKKTFNNMFSAIDAMLDNEEYKGAIQHLRNNIQEKTDDSVGGNPKNDWIIDSTAQQEICMKIDDITAYLETFL; encoded by the coding sequence ATGAAAAGAGAAGAGAGCAGGAAAGCTATTTCAATACTTCTGATTGCATTCATGACACTAGCAATGATTCCTCTGTTAACAACACAGGTCAGTGGAGCAACCGACGCACCTATATACGAATGTAGTGGCGCTGAACCATCACAGGAATTGGGGTCATTCGACGAAGGGCTTGAACTTACAGCCGACACCCCCACAGGCAGTAGTTACATGCTTTATGATGATCATGGCGGTTGGTGGTGCGACGCCGAGAAAACAAAGGACAATGATGATGATGACCTGATGTGTTGGGCAGCAGCAGCGTCGAACGTTTTGGAATGGACCGGATGGGGTTTGATATCTGGGATGTGGAACACAGACCCGATGTTCCAATACAGCCTGAACTACTGGGATGACAGAACTGGATGGATGACAAGTGCTTGGCAGTGGTGGTTTGACGGAACTTTAGCGGATGTGTCTGGTGGAGGGAACTTCGGGTCGGGATATACCTGGACAGACTATTTACATGAGGAATACGATCCTGCGCTAGCATTACAAGCCATCGATGATTACTTGCATGCTGGATATGGCGTTGCCATAGGAATTTGGGACGGCGGCCACGTCATTACTTGTTGGGGCTTCCAATATGATGGCTATTTCGACAAAACGACACATCCTGGGGATTACTACTTAGGCGTGTGGGTAACTGACTCTGACGACGACAAAGGGTGGACGGGACCTGCCGTCGACGCGCCAAACAGTCTAAGGTACCTCCCAGTAGGCTGGAATGGCACTCATTGGAACCTAGTAGAGGGCTATGGAGGCTGGCACATTAGTGGTGTTGGTGCGTTCGAGCCCTTCCCCGACAGTAACCGACCGGTTGCAGACGCAGGTGATCTATACACGGGCCATGAAGGCTCGCCCATAACCTTCGATGGCTCCAGTTCCAGCGACGCCGACGGTGATTCTCTACAGTACTGTTGGGACTTTGACAACGATGGTATCTGGGATACCAGCTGGTCAACAAGTCCCACAGCTAATCACACATGGTATGATGACCATACTGGAATCGTTGGATTACAGGTGTATGATGGTCACTTGTTGGACGTAGACTTTGCGACTGTTGTGGTGAGCAACGTGGCACCGAGCGTGGACGCTGGATCGGATCAAACAGTTGATGAGGGTGACACAGTCAGCTTCTCCGGCAGCTTCACGGATCCTGGAACCTTGGATACTCACACCATAGAGTGGGATTTTGGCGATGCAACAATTGTACCTGGAACACTGACTCCTACACATGCCTATGGCGACAATGGAGTTTACACAGTTACTCTGACAGTAACAGACGATGATGGCGGAGTAGGAACAGACACTCTAACGATTACAGTAAACAATGTGGCACCAACCGCAATTGTTTCCATGAACCAAACAAATTCACAATTCATACTACCAATCGTTCATACACTAACATTCAATGGAAGCTTCACTGATCCAGGATGGTTAGATACTCATACAGCTACGTGGGATTTCGGCGATGCAACAATTGTACCTGGAACTGTCACGGAAGAGAACATTGAACCAGATGCTACAGGAACAACAACAGCAGATCACGTATATTCTGAACCTGGAACCTACACGGTAACTTTAACCATAACAGATGATGATGGCGGCGTTGGAACCGATACAATACAGGTTATAGTAGTAGGGGCTCAAGAAGCCGCACAAATCACCAACGATTATATCCAATCCTTGTCAGACAGCGCATTCAAAGGCAACCCAAACCAACGAAAGAAAACCTTCAACAACATGTTCTCTGCCATCGATGCTATGCTAGATAACGAGGAATATAAAGGAGCTATACAACATCTGCGAAACAACATACAGGAAAAGACTGACGATTCTGTCGGCGGAAATCCAAAGAACGATTGGATAATAGATTCAACAGCACAACAAGAAATCTGCATGAAAATCGACGACATAACAGCTTACCTTGAAACATTCCTATAG
- a CDS encoding ArsR family transcriptional regulator, whose protein sequence is MLPRWGLDVSLFMSGANDDRVWNTLSESSGDIAFVLGALANNKRFAMLTSLLRGPQTFSVLQRVTGLGKTALAHHLGILLKAGILKRIGKGLYELSIDGAEFVKAVGTAYAGSRRRRELEAARHADYIQKVHTKRKEPRMKEFEVKIVRLEPMRVASANVISTTPEHDAWEKMRTWAEPKGLLEDLEKHPVFGFNNPNPSPGRKEYGYEFWIRVEPDIEPKGEVEVKEFEGGLYAVTTCKLKEEIESEFFQKEGYLESWKKIVGWVKSSKYKYGRHQCLEKAHDPSASEEELVLDLYCPIEE, encoded by the coding sequence ATGCTACCTAGGTGGGGTCTGGATGTGAGTCTATTCATGAGTGGCGCGAATGATGACCGAGTCTGGAATACTCTGAGTGAATCCAGTGGAGACATAGCATTCGTCTTAGGAGCCCTAGCAAACAACAAAAGGTTTGCAATGCTGACATCGCTGCTCAGGGGACCACAGACTTTCAGTGTGCTTCAGAGAGTGACGGGTCTTGGTAAAACAGCTTTGGCCCACCATCTAGGGATTCTCTTGAAGGCAGGTATATTGAAGCGGATAGGTAAAGGTCTCTATGAGCTGAGCATCGATGGCGCAGAGTTTGTGAAGGCAGTCGGCACTGCCTATGCGGGTTCCAGAAGGCGACGAGAGCTTGAGGCAGCAAGGCATGCAGACTACATCCAGAAGGTACATACGAAGAGGAAGGAACCTAGAATGAAAGAGTTTGAAGTGAAAATTGTGAGGCTTGAACCGATGCGTGTGGCTAGTGCCAATGTGATCAGCACGACACCTGAGCATGATGCTTGGGAGAAGATGCGTACGTGGGCTGAGCCTAAAGGTCTGCTTGAAGACCTTGAGAAACATCCTGTATTTGGCTTCAACAATCCGAATCCCTCACCCGGCCGAAAGGAATACGGCTACGAGTTCTGGATCCGTGTAGAACCCGACATCGAGCCTAAGGGAGAGGTCGAGGTTAAGGAGTTTGAAGGTGGACTGTACGCAGTCACGACGTGCAAGTTGAAAGAAGAGATAGAATCAGAATTCTTCCAGAAAGAAGGTTATCTTGAGTCTTGGAAGAAGATTGTGGGCTGGGTTAAATCAAGCAAGTACAAGTATGGCAGGCATCAGTGTCTGGAGAAGGCTCATGATCCAAGCGCATCAGAAGAAGAACTGGTCTTAGACTTGTACTGCCCAATCGAAGAATAA